One genomic segment of Manis javanica isolate MJ-LG chromosome 7, MJ_LKY, whole genome shotgun sequence includes these proteins:
- the LOC118968841 gene encoding LOW QUALITY PROTEIN: uncharacterized protein (The sequence of the model RefSeq protein was modified relative to this genomic sequence to represent the inferred CDS: substituted 2 bases at 2 genomic stop codons) translates to MTPITPAMPALESSGIMPQLQNIVSTVNLGCKLDLKTIALCAXNAEYNPKWFAAVIMRIREPRTTALIFSYGKMVCTGAKSEEQSRLAARKYAXVVQKLGFPAKFLDFKIQNMVGSYDMKFPIRLEGLVLTHQQFSSYEPELFPGLIYRMIKPRIVLLIFVSGKVVLTGAKVRAEIYESFENIYPILNGFRKMTQWLLCIPSSPTQLGFCFFNNKSVLVHLCGGVVNGPDLVRRWTLRCRSQQQVKLSCTCLLRRPGRSPLQRTPSVSSVAGMVLLFGHHCPFIYIDFKHLLLWRSWFKGQNFKC, encoded by the coding sequence ATGACCCCCATTACCCCTGCCATGCCAGCCTTGGAGAGCTCTGGGATCATGCCGCAGCTACAAAATATTGTATCCACAGTGAATCTTGGCTGTAAACTTGACCTAAAGACCATTGCACTTTGTGCCTGAAATGCTGAATATAATCCCAAGTGGTTTGCTGCTGTCATCATGAGAATCAGAGAGCCCCGGACCACTGCACTGATATTCAGTTATGGGAAAATGGTATGCACAGGAGCCAAGAGTGAAGAACAGTCCAGACTAGCTGCAAGAAAATATGCCTGAGTTGTACAAAAGTTGGGTTTTCCAGCTAAGTTCTTAGACTTCAAGATCCAGAACATGGTGGGGAGCTATGATATGAAGTTCCCCATAAGGTTAGAAGGTCTTGTGCTGACCCACCAACAGTTTAGTAGTTATGAGCCAGAGTTATTTCCTGGTTTAATCTACAGAATGATCAAACCCAGAATTGTTctccttatttttgtttctggaaaAGTGGTATTAACAGGTGCTAAAGTCAGAGCAGAGATTTATGAATCATTTGAAAACATCTACCCAATTCTGAACGGTTTCAGGAAGATGACACAATGGCTGTTGTGtatcccttcctctcccacccaacttggtttttgtttttttaataacaaatcaGTTTTGGTACATTTATGTGGTGGTGTTGTGAATGGCCCTGATTTGGTGAGAAGATGGACTCTCAGATGTAGGTCACAGCAGCAGGTGAAGCTCTCCTGCACGTGTCTCCTCAGGAGGCCAGGAAGGTCACCTCTGCAGAGAACACCCAGTGTTTCATCAGTTGCAGGCATGGTGCTGCTATTTGGGCATCACTGCCCATTtatttatatagattttaaaCACTTACTGCTGTGGAGAAGTTGGTTTAAGGGACAAAACTTTAAGTGTTAA